The genomic interval ctgttttcttttccaTCTCCCATTTTTTTCTCCAGTGGAGTCTTCTATGGGTCAAAAGAAAACATTGTTCGTTTGCGTTGTTTTAATGATGGTGCTTTTTAATGGGTTTAATTGCGTCCATGGACGAACCCTAAGAAACATGAAAGTTGATGATAAGATGAATGTTGGTCATGATGATAGCAAGACGATGAAGGCTATGAACAACGATCTGATAGTTGATGAAAAGGCGGTCCAGCTCTCGCAGCCACCTCCGTCGCCACCACCGGAAGGTAAATATGCAGAAGATTTCAGGCCTACAACACCTGGTCATAGCCCTGGGATTGGCCATAGTTTATCGCACAACTAAACTAAACATTTCTATGCAATGGTTAATCCACATATGCATGTGTATATGTGTACTTGTGATTTGTAAACGTATGATTTACTATTGTCTTTTAATCATGTGCATGCAGTTCCACTTATAATACGTACGTAACGATGTTCgatgaaaaaaaatcttcaatttACTTCTTGGAATACAAATGGTTTAGGTTTTCTTTTCCAGTCGAGGTTGAGTACAGATGATACCTCATCATGCGTATATAAGCAATCATTCGGAAACTACAACATATACACATTGTTAAATATTGGCCACAATAATTAATCATAAGAACTGGTTATTAGTTTAaggttttatataaatatttgaagttttaaaacaCAGATACAACGTTTATGACTTTTAAACATTGCTAAAACTATCTacttaaaaatctataaaatttgatataataatgaacttgttttattaattcCAAAACAGATAtctatagaaatattgtagagtTGTAATTTGAATTATTACTAACTACTTCATCAATTTCGATTTAATTGTCGTTTTAGGTAATtgcacacaaattaagaaaatatttaatttcgtATATTTCTAATAGAAAACAtcattacctatacacctaatcatatttcaaccaataaaaaaaaattgataggagATTAAGATTAATAAGTTTTGCGAACTTTAAAACATACTTGTTTTGTGACGAATTTTTTTCTCTAGAACGACAAATAATTCGAAACAGAatgagtaataaataaaacaatagcCACTATACGTATTTTGTATGCGTCAAAAAACCTTTAAAagacatatatattttgtatgcCAGAATactttaaaaagatatatattttttgataaattgaaaacatatatttgaatcaccctaaaaatcaatatatatatatatatatataatttataaaatataattaactcTTTTTAACTCTGGATGCTAAAATGTCAAAGAATCAGCAAGGCCTCACATGCAAAAATACCATACAAAAAGACCTTACAAACTGTGGTGAGATTCGTTTTCgtaaatttttttctctatatgaTGTTCTTATAGTCAGATCTGCTTATAGTATGTGTTATATGGTGATAAAGCAACGGCAATGGTGCTGCGGTGAACTGAGGGTTTACAAATAACTAAATGTTTACTTTGaacttatattataaataaagacaTCTCTTGGTAAGTTggtgtttaattatttattcatcatAATAaagttataagttataactttGAGGTTGAGGTTGAGATTGTAATGTTAATTACTCTACTTTTTGTCATCGTTATGAAACAATAGCAAATTGCACTTCTACCTCCCAGCCTTTTGGCTTTTATcacttcctctctttttttgtcaactcttTTATCACTTCCTCAAAAAGTAATTGTGGCACCTctgtcaaaaaaataaataaatatggcAAATGATTTATCGCATAAAGAATACAGGTTCCTGTGCAAAATATATTGAAAGTAAAAGAAAAGTCAAGTGGTAGGAGACTGTGGTAGGCCTCTCGAAGGACTTCCCTGCGTCTGGGAACCaaccaaataattaataaaaaacaacCTTCTCACTTTTTAACATGTCATCATATGGCTGCACACATACTTTTAGGCCAGTGGCTTTTAGGGCATAGTAGTAcgaatattcaaaaatatgggATATTCCCACTACCAAATGTATAGCACAATTACAACAAGTgtcaatataaaattttcaagtgAAATTGGTTCAATCAGTTAATATCACTTGAAAATTTTGTAATGTTCCTTCAGTGAAATACTTTGACGtagatttattttgaaacattcactacaagaaaacatcggtattctgacggacgttccgacggaaaatgaaatcctcagaaaataccgaggaatttctgaggatattccgaggaaacacaaaattggtttcctcggaatttcctcggaatataccgacagaattccgaggaaatatcattccgtcggaatatttttatggaataccgaggaaaattgTATTCCTTGGAAAAAatcgatgaattccgaggaaatattatagacgttagagagccgttggagagccgttggggggattttaaaaattccgaggaaattccgacgaactagccgttggcatcggaattccgtcggaatttcctcggtctgtcggcaggatttcaactataaatacaagcacccctgttcctcttcattcactccatatcttcatcctccctctcactctctttacacacgaatttgattcataaaaaacatgtcttcttcaaattattttcgttcttggatcgatcgacctcatttggatccgaacacgagattgcttacggaagaataccaacgaggtataaccgaattcatggggttagt from Brassica napus cultivar Da-Ae unplaced genomic scaffold, Da-Ae ScsIHWf_732;HRSCAF=1062, whole genome shotgun sequence carries:
- the LOC106415938 gene encoding precursor of CEP5-like, with protein sequence METKQVLLHTTSHISLFFCFLFHLPFFSPVESSMGQKKTLFVCVVLMMVLFNGFNCVHGRTLRNMKVDDKMNVGHDDSKTMKAMNNDLIVDEKAVQLSQPPPSPPPEGKYAEDFRPTTPGHSPGIGHSLSHN